From the genome of Nasonia vitripennis strain AsymCx chromosome 1, Nvit_psr_1.1, whole genome shotgun sequence, one region includes:
- the LOC100679371 gene encoding uncharacterized protein LOC100679371 — protein MRLKYWYSIIVRNKACIICILFFLIKYSESTCTIEFTPNARDANDVFNIFSGTGPLLYIYNSEHKPEFRHPMIDRDKLCLYFSSDDKKQPDVRLHLGCAHPGQHLRTGSSTSFITESTSSTAYAAYKRDLERFVSAPWSSITSITCLTKPVPAVRFFQDNQKDWLVYTAGFPINAILFLPVYRLLKPSHKHHFIGHVKIVSTINYRPTFIESYEYKNSHFNDHNINYTQCYDRELQIKRFKNVMGNAEKPYFSGGNYLDRGHLINKNDLFYGPEQMSIYYNENTFPVWNSVNKGNWDLVNEIVRNFAEEIVSDVEVYTYPFGDFQVKKDIPHLCSFQNLKIRIPLLLIKIVYWSKNPTEEMAFITANDPLMTEEKMTRLMESGGKALCRKRRDCHVEYPQFLDAKKGLTYCCALVDIDIALNS, from the exons aTGCGTCTCAAGTACTGGTACAGTATTATCGTACGCAACAAAGCTTGCATAATTTGTATACTCTTCTTCTTGATAA aGTACAGCGAGTCTACATGTACAATTGAATTTACTCCCAACGCAAGAGATGCTAATGATgtcttcaatattttttccGGGACTGGACCacttttatatatctataacTCCGAACATAAGCCAGAATTCCGTCATCCGATGATCGATCGAGATAAGCTTTGCCTTTACTTTTCATCAGATGATAAAAAACAACCAGACGTTCGACTGCATCTCGGGTGTGCACATCCAGGTCAACATCTGCGTACGGGTTCTAGTACAAGTTTTATTACAGAATCGACTTCATCAACGGCTTATGCAGCATATAAAAGAGATTTAGAAAGGTTTGTGTCAGCCCCATGGAGTAGTATAACTTCTATAACGTGTTTGACCAAACCTGTTCCTGCTGTAAGGTTTTTTCAAGATAATCAGAAAGATTGGCTAGTTTATACAGCAGGATTTCCAATAAACGCGATACTTTTTCTACCAGTTTATAGACTTCTTAAGCCAAGTCACAAACATCATTTCATCGGCCACGTGAAAATAGTTTCTACAATAAATTATAGGCCTACATTTATTGAATCATACGAATACAAAAACAGTCATTTTAATGACCATAACATTAATTATACTCAATGCTACGACAGAGAACTTCAGataaaacgttttaaaaatgtaatggGTAATGCCGAGAAACCATACTTTTCTG GTGGCAATTATCTCGACAGAGGACACTTGATCAATAAAAACGACTTATTTTATGGCCCTGAACAAATGAGCATTTATTATAACGAAAATACATTTCCTGTATGGAATAGCGTAAATAAAGGAAACTGGGACTTAGTCAATGAAATTGTTCGAAACTTCGCTGAAGAAATTGTCTCAGATGTCGAGGTTTACACATATCCTTTCGGTGATTTTCAAGTGAAAAAGGATATTCCTCACCTGTGTTCATTTCAGAATTTGAAGATAAGAATTCCACTATTACTGATCAAAATAGTTTATTGGTCGAAAAATCCGACGGAGGAGATGGCATTTATCACGGCGAACGATCCGCTTATgacagaagaaaaaatgacTCGGCTAATGGAATCAGGGGGAAAGGCATTGTGTCGTAAACGCCGCGATTGTCACGTCGAATATCCTCAATTCTTAGATGCAAAGAAAGGACTTACGTACTGCTGCGCACTTGTTGATATCGATATCGCCTTAAATTCTTAG